Proteins encoded together in one Thermococcus gammatolerans EJ3 window:
- a CDS encoding adenosylcobalamin-dependent ribonucleoside-diphosphate reductase — protein MAVEKVMKRDGRIVPFDRERIRWAIKRAMLEVGVHDDKLLNRVVRRVVRRINELYDGQVPHIENIQDIVELELMRAGLFEVAKAYILYRKKKAEIREEKKKILNKDRLDEIDKRFSLNALRVLASRYLIRNEKGEIIESPRELFERVATLAVIPDLLYDERVYDKNGKHEQDLSRVKYYLEHFEEFDGRYSIGRFKLNKYHFERLVNLYRELAEKGRMKVSIDEFLGMLENGAFDDYESEVEEYFRLMTGQVFMPNTPALINSGRPLGMLSACFVVPIEDDMESIMKAAHDVAMIQKSGGGTGLNFSKLRPEGDFVGSTAGAASGPVSFMHLIDAVSDVIKQGGVRRGANMGILEVWHPDIEKFIHAKEKNIGTNVLSNFNISVGIWEDFWEALRDGKRYPLVNPRTGEKVKEIDPKSLFEELAFMAWSKADPGVIFFDVINRRNVLEPAKGGPIRATNPCGEEPLYEYESCNLASINLAKFVKYDDEGKPYFDWDEYAYVIQKVAKYLDNAIDVNRFPLPEIDYNTKLTRRIGVGMMGLADALFKLGIPYNSEEGFAFMRKATEYLTFYAYKYSVEAAKKRGTFPLYEKSRYKDGELPVEGFYHREIWNLPWDELVEEIKKHGVRNGMVTTCPPTGSVSMIADTSSGIEPIFALVYKKSVTVGEFYYVDPVFEAELKKRGLWSDEILKKISDNYGSVQGLEEIPEDMQRVFVTSMDVHWLDHILAQANIQLWLTDSASKTINMPNDATVEDVKAAYLLAYKLGCKGITVYRDGSLSVQVYSVEGEKRKRVPAKPSRYAVEKLKAVVEAEPWLAKFINVEAILNGTNGKGKAALPSGLTFSVAHITPAKPPVREHPHHAEKPEIPEEKIKELLGVAYCPVCYERDGELVELRMESGCATCPRCGWSKCVIS, from the coding sequence ATGGCCGTTGAAAAAGTGATGAAAAGGGACGGTAGAATCGTACCTTTTGATAGGGAGCGTATAAGATGGGCTATAAAAAGGGCAATGCTGGAAGTTGGTGTTCACGACGACAAGCTCCTCAACAGGGTCGTCAGAAGGGTTGTCAGGAGGATAAACGAGCTTTACGACGGACAGGTTCCTCACATTGAAAACATCCAGGATATCGTTGAGCTCGAGCTCATGCGCGCCGGTCTCTTTGAAGTTGCCAAGGCCTACATCCTCTACCGCAAGAAGAAGGCCGAAATCAGGGAAGAAAAGAAAAAAATCCTCAACAAGGATAGACTCGATGAGATAGATAAGCGCTTTTCCCTCAACGCCCTCCGCGTTTTAGCGAGCAGATACCTCATAAGGAACGAGAAGGGGGAGATAATCGAGAGCCCCAGGGAGCTCTTTGAGAGGGTCGCCACTCTCGCGGTCATTCCAGATTTACTCTACGATGAGCGCGTTTACGACAAGAACGGAAAGCACGAGCAGGATTTGAGCAGGGTCAAATACTACCTCGAGCACTTTGAAGAGTTCGACGGAAGGTACTCAATCGGACGCTTCAAGCTCAACAAGTACCACTTCGAGAGGCTCGTGAACCTCTACCGCGAGCTGGCGGAGAAGGGCAGGATGAAGGTCTCAATAGACGAGTTCCTGGGGATGCTCGAAAACGGGGCCTTCGACGATTACGAGAGCGAGGTGGAGGAGTACTTCAGGTTGATGACGGGACAGGTGTTCATGCCCAACACGCCGGCGCTCATAAACTCCGGCAGACCCCTTGGAATGCTCTCAGCGTGCTTCGTCGTGCCGATAGAGGACGACATGGAGAGCATAATGAAGGCGGCGCACGATGTGGCCATGATACAGAAGAGCGGTGGAGGTACAGGCCTTAATTTCTCAAAGCTCCGCCCCGAGGGGGATTTTGTCGGTTCTACGGCCGGGGCTGCCTCAGGCCCGGTCAGCTTCATGCACCTCATCGATGCCGTCAGCGACGTCATCAAGCAGGGAGGCGTAAGGCGCGGAGCGAACATGGGGATCCTGGAGGTCTGGCATCCCGACATAGAGAAGTTCATCCACGCGAAGGAGAAAAACATAGGAACCAACGTGCTCAGCAACTTCAACATCAGCGTCGGCATCTGGGAGGACTTCTGGGAGGCACTGAGAGATGGCAAGCGCTACCCACTCGTCAACCCGAGGACGGGAGAGAAGGTCAAGGAGATAGACCCCAAGAGCCTCTTCGAGGAGCTGGCCTTCATGGCCTGGAGCAAGGCTGACCCTGGAGTCATATTCTTCGACGTCATCAACAGGAGGAACGTCCTGGAGCCAGCGAAGGGAGGGCCGATAAGGGCCACTAACCCCTGCGGTGAAGAGCCCCTCTACGAGTACGAGTCGTGCAACCTCGCGAGCATAAACCTTGCCAAATTTGTAAAGTATGACGACGAAGGGAAGCCCTACTTCGACTGGGACGAGTACGCCTACGTGATTCAGAAGGTTGCCAAATACCTCGACAACGCCATCGACGTCAACCGCTTCCCGCTTCCAGAGATAGACTACAACACCAAGCTCACGAGGAGGATTGGCGTCGGAATGATGGGTTTGGCAGATGCCCTCTTCAAGCTTGGCATACCCTACAACAGCGAGGAAGGCTTCGCCTTCATGAGGAAGGCCACCGAGTACCTCACCTTCTACGCCTACAAGTACAGCGTTGAAGCGGCCAAAAAGCGCGGAACGTTCCCGCTCTACGAGAAGAGCAGATACAAGGACGGTGAGCTACCGGTCGAGGGCTTCTACCACCGCGAGATATGGAATCTGCCCTGGGACGAGCTCGTCGAGGAAATCAAGAAGCACGGCGTCAGGAACGGCATGGTAACTACCTGCCCGCCAACGGGAAGTGTTTCGATGATAGCCGACACCTCCAGCGGAATCGAGCCAATCTTTGCCCTCGTCTACAAGAAGAGCGTCACCGTCGGCGAGTTCTACTACGTTGACCCAGTCTTTGAGGCAGAGCTCAAGAAGCGCGGGCTCTGGAGCGACGAGATACTCAAGAAGATAAGCGACAACTACGGCTCAGTGCAGGGGCTTGAAGAGATTCCCGAGGACATGCAACGCGTTTTCGTCACCTCGATGGACGTCCACTGGCTCGACCACATACTGGCCCAGGCCAACATCCAGCTCTGGCTCACCGACAGCGCGAGCAAGACGATAAACATGCCGAACGACGCAACGGTGGAGGACGTCAAAGCCGCTTACCTGCTCGCCTACAAGCTCGGCTGTAAGGGAATAACAGTCTACCGCGACGGCTCGCTCTCGGTGCAGGTCTACAGCGTCGAGGGAGAAAAGAGGAAGCGCGTCCCGGCCAAGCCGAGCAGGTACGCGGTCGAGAAGCTGAAGGCCGTTGTCGAGGCCGAGCCCTGGCTGGCCAAGTTCATCAACGTCGAGGCCATCCTCAACGGCACCAACGGGAAGGGGAAAGCCGCTCTCCCCTCAGGACTGACCTTTTCGGTCGCTCACATCACACCAGCTAAACCTCCCGTTCGTGAGCACCCCCACCACGCGGAGAAGCCGGAGATTCCTGAGGAGAAGATTAAGGAACTCCTTGGGGTTGCCTACTGCCCGGTCTGCTACGAGAGGGACGGAGAACTCGTCGAGCTCAGGATGGAGAGCGGCTGCGCCACCTGCCCGCGCTGTGGATGGAGCAAGTGTGTGATTAGCTGA
- a CDS encoding ferritin family protein, producing the protein MNVKELLEALIRQENELYNLHKLGETFATFEKIEFADTFRLMAEEELRHRKTLESMLSEGSLEESEMIDYLDALSLEPVLKDERAEPKSLEELVVEALIREQHAYEMYSKLSKILGGSLGHIFRMMAGEELKHVYRLKIMYEAL; encoded by the coding sequence ATGAACGTTAAAGAGCTCCTGGAGGCTCTAATACGCCAAGAAAATGAACTCTACAACCTCCACAAGCTGGGTGAAACCTTTGCAACTTTTGAGAAAATCGAGTTTGCGGACACATTTAGACTGATGGCCGAAGAAGAGCTCAGACACCGAAAAACTCTGGAGTCAATGCTCTCGGAGGGAAGTCTCGAAGAGAGCGAGATGATAGATTACCTCGATGCCCTCTCCCTTGAGCCCGTTTTGAAGGATGAAAGGGCCGAGCCTAAAAGTCTGGAGGAACTCGTTGTGGAGGCGCTGATCCGGGAGCAGCATGCCTATGAGATGTACTCAAAACTTTCGAAGATACTAGGCGGTTCTCTTGGTCATATCTTCAGAATGATGGCCGGAGAAGAGCTGAAACACGTTTACAGGCTCAAGATAATGTACGAGGCCCTCTAG
- a CDS encoding HAD-IIA family hydrolase produces the protein MNMIGIIFDMDGVVYRGNRPIDGAGETIEFIKKRGIPFVFLTNNSTRTPEMYRQKLLHMGIDVPAGSIVTSGLAARIYMEKHFEPGRIFVIGGKGLEIEMESLGWGIIGLEDCRAGRWKEIEYVVVGLDPNLTYEKLKYGTLAIRNGANFIGTNPDTTYPAEEGLYPGAGAIIAALRASTEREPLIIGKPNEPAYEVAKEKLGPVDEIWMVGDRLDTDITFAKRFGMKAIMVLTGVNSLEDLEKSNVRPDLVFPSIKELKDYLSTVLGD, from the coding sequence ATGAATATGATAGGGATAATCTTTGACATGGATGGTGTCGTTTACAGAGGAAACCGGCCCATTGACGGTGCCGGGGAGACGATAGAGTTCATCAAGAAAAGGGGAATTCCGTTCGTATTTCTCACCAACAACTCCACGCGGACCCCTGAGATGTACAGGCAGAAACTCCTCCACATGGGTATCGATGTTCCTGCGGGCAGTATCGTTACATCGGGTCTCGCGGCCAGGATCTATATGGAAAAGCATTTCGAGCCTGGAAGGATCTTTGTAATAGGGGGTAAAGGACTGGAGATCGAAATGGAGAGCCTCGGATGGGGGATCATTGGTCTTGAAGACTGCAGGGCAGGCAGGTGGAAGGAAATAGAGTACGTAGTCGTCGGTCTCGACCCGAACTTAACCTACGAGAAGCTCAAGTACGGAACCCTGGCAATAAGGAACGGGGCAAATTTCATCGGAACGAATCCGGACACGACTTACCCAGCGGAAGAAGGCCTCTACCCTGGGGCAGGGGCAATCATAGCGGCACTGAGAGCTTCGACGGAAAGGGAACCTCTAATCATAGGAAAACCCAACGAACCCGCCTACGAGGTCGCCAAGGAGAAACTCGGACCTGTGGACGAGATCTGGATGGTGGGGGACAGGCTGGACACAGACATAACTTTTGCCAAGCGCTTTGGAATGAAAGCGATAATGGTTCTGACAGGGGTAAACAGTCTAGAAGATCTGGAAAAAAGCAACGTAAGACCGGATCTCGTGTTCCCGAGCATTAAAGAGCTCAAGGATTACCTCTCAACGGTATTGGGGGATTAG
- a CDS encoding metal-dependent hydrolase yields the protein MVKVKFLGHAAFLIEGSKKILIDPFLSGNPQAAVKPEEVEADLILVTHAHGDHIGDAVEIAKRTGAKIVAMYDIANYISEQGNVEVIGMNYGPTEIDGVGIVQVPAWHSSSDGKYGIGNPCGYIVKLDGKTIYHAGDTFVFLDMGLFAELYGPIDVALLPIGGHFTMGPREAAKAVELLKPKKVVPMHYNTWPPISADPEEFKKLVGDKAEVVILKPGESLEL from the coding sequence ATGGTGAAGGTGAAGTTCCTCGGCCATGCGGCTTTTCTGATTGAGGGGAGCAAGAAAATCCTTATAGACCCGTTCCTCAGCGGCAACCCGCAGGCGGCTGTGAAGCCCGAGGAAGTTGAGGCAGACCTGATACTCGTTACCCACGCCCACGGCGACCACATCGGAGACGCGGTCGAGATAGCCAAGAGGACCGGCGCGAAGATAGTGGCGATGTACGACATAGCCAACTACATCAGCGAGCAGGGCAACGTTGAGGTCATCGGCATGAACTACGGGCCGACTGAAATAGACGGCGTCGGAATCGTCCAGGTTCCTGCCTGGCACTCCAGCAGCGACGGCAAGTACGGCATCGGCAACCCGTGTGGCTACATCGTCAAGCTCGACGGAAAGACGATTTACCACGCTGGCGACACCTTCGTGTTCCTTGACATGGGGCTCTTTGCCGAGCTCTACGGCCCGATTGACGTTGCCCTGCTCCCAATAGGCGGGCACTTCACGATGGGTCCGAGGGAGGCTGCCAAGGCCGTCGAACTGCTCAAGCCGAAGAAGGTCGTCCCGATGCACTACAACACATGGCCCCCGATTTCAGCAGATCCAGAGGAGTTCAAGAAGCTCGTTGGGGACAAGGCCGAGGTCGTCATTCTCAAACCCGGCGAAAGCCTTGAGCTCTGA
- a CDS encoding acetate--CoA ligase family protein: MNLDYFFKPRGIAIIGASNDPMKLGYEVFKNLKKYRDGRVYPVNVKDEVVQGVKAYKNVKDIPDEVDLAIIVVPKRFVKQAIIDCGEKGVKGAVIITAGFGETGEEGKKEERELVEIAHKYGMRLIGPNCVGVMNTHNDMNATFIMDAKKGSIAFVSQSGALGAGIVYKTVKEGIGFSKFVSVGNMADLDFAELMEYLAETGEDKAIALYIEGLKDGRKFIEVAKKVTKKKPVIALKAGKSESGARAASSHTGSLAGSWKIYEAAFKQSGVLIAETIDDMLSMARAFTQPLPKGKRVAIMTNAGGPGVLTADQIDKRGLKLADLEEKTIEELRSFLPPMAAVKNPVDMIASARGEDYYRTAKLLLQDPNVDMLIAICVVPTFAGMTPTEHAEGVIRAVKEVNNGKPVLGLFMAGYVSEKAKELLEENGIPSYERPEDVAAGAYALVQQAKNAGVLEEE, translated from the coding sequence ATGAACCTGGACTACTTCTTCAAACCGAGGGGCATAGCCATCATCGGTGCATCAAACGACCCGATGAAGCTCGGCTACGAGGTTTTTAAGAACCTCAAGAAGTACAGGGACGGAAGGGTTTACCCCGTCAACGTCAAGGACGAGGTCGTTCAGGGAGTTAAGGCTTACAAGAACGTCAAGGACATCCCCGACGAGGTGGACCTCGCGATAATCGTCGTCCCCAAGCGCTTCGTGAAGCAGGCGATAATCGACTGCGGTGAGAAGGGTGTTAAGGGAGCGGTCATCATAACGGCCGGCTTCGGCGAGACTGGGGAGGAAGGCAAGAAGGAGGAGCGCGAGCTCGTCGAGATTGCCCATAAGTATGGAATGCGCCTGATAGGCCCGAACTGCGTCGGCGTCATGAACACCCACAACGACATGAACGCGACATTCATAATGGACGCCAAGAAGGGGAGCATAGCCTTCGTGAGCCAGAGCGGTGCCCTGGGGGCGGGAATCGTCTACAAGACCGTCAAGGAGGGAATAGGCTTCTCCAAGTTCGTGAGCGTCGGCAACATGGCAGACCTTGACTTCGCGGAGCTCATGGAGTACCTGGCAGAGACAGGGGAGGACAAGGCAATAGCGCTTTACATCGAGGGGCTCAAGGACGGAAGGAAGTTCATCGAGGTCGCCAAGAAGGTCACCAAGAAGAAGCCCGTCATAGCCCTCAAGGCCGGAAAGAGCGAGAGCGGAGCTAGGGCGGCATCAAGCCACACGGGTTCCTTAGCCGGAAGCTGGAAGATTTATGAAGCTGCTTTTAAGCAGAGTGGAGTTCTCATTGCTGAAACAATCGACGACATGCTCAGCATGGCTCGCGCTTTCACCCAGCCGTTGCCCAAAGGAAAGCGCGTTGCTATAATGACCAACGCAGGTGGTCCAGGTGTTCTGACGGCCGACCAGATTGACAAGAGGGGCCTTAAGCTAGCCGACCTCGAGGAGAAGACGATAGAGGAGCTCCGTTCGTTCCTCCCGCCGATGGCCGCCGTAAAGAACCCCGTTGACATGATTGCAAGCGCTCGCGGTGAGGACTACTACAGGACCGCGAAGCTACTCCTTCAGGACCCGAACGTCGACATGCTCATAGCGATATGCGTCGTCCCGACCTTCGCGGGAATGACTCCAACGGAGCACGCTGAGGGTGTCATCAGGGCCGTCAAGGAGGTCAACAACGGAAAGCCCGTTCTCGGCCTCTTCATGGCCGGTTACGTCAGCGAAAAGGCGAAAGAACTCCTCGAAGAGAACGGAATCCCGAGCTACGAGAGGCCCGAGGATGTAGCTGCTGGAGCTTACGCGCTCGTCCAGCAGGCGAAGAACGCGGGAGTTTTGGAGGAGGAATGA
- the iorA gene encoding indolepyruvate ferredoxin oxidoreductase subunit alpha, which produces MAKVTDIVLWDKPGERVLLLGNHAIARGALEANIAVFAAYPGTPSSELTDTMAAVAKKAGVYMEYSTNEKVAFETALSAAWSGLRAMTAMKHVGLNVAADTFLSAVGMGVEGGFVIMVADDPSMWSSQNEQDTRVYAKFANVPVLEPSSPHEAKEMTKYAFELSEKFKHFVILRTTTRSSHARGDVVLGELPDEIKQGRRKFGNFKKDPSRFVDIPANARRFHPQVLEKIEKIREELNNCPFNWIEGDENAKVGIIAPGLAYAYVKEALAWLGVENVKILKLGTPFPVPYGLLEKFLDGLEKVLIVEELEPVVEEQVKTWAYDKGLRIPIHGKDLVPRVYEMTTRRAVEAIAKFLGLETPINFEEIDEKYEKVQAMVPPRPPSLCPACPHRNTFYAIRRAASPRAIFPSDIGCYTLGVLPPLKTVDTTVAMGASIGVAHGLDVALNGVPGEEERRTGKEKKIIVATIGDSTFFHTGLPALANAIYNRSNVVIVVLDNLVTAMTGDQPNPGTGETPHGPGKRIKIEEVAKALGADYVKVVDPYDIKATERAIKEALAVEGVGVVVARQPCALYRIGQMRRKGERWPIYHVIEEKCTGCKICINAYGCPAIYWDAEKKKARIDPTICWGCGGCAQVCPFDAFEPMKEGE; this is translated from the coding sequence ATGGCGAAGGTAACGGACATAGTGCTGTGGGATAAGCCCGGGGAGAGGGTTCTCCTGCTCGGGAACCACGCCATAGCTCGCGGAGCTTTGGAGGCCAACATAGCGGTTTTCGCCGCTTATCCTGGAACGCCAAGCTCAGAGCTTACCGACACTATGGCGGCCGTTGCGAAGAAGGCAGGAGTTTACATGGAATACTCCACCAACGAGAAGGTTGCCTTTGAGACCGCGCTTTCAGCTGCCTGGAGCGGTCTCAGGGCCATGACGGCCATGAAGCACGTCGGACTGAACGTTGCCGCTGACACATTCCTCAGCGCCGTCGGAATGGGCGTCGAGGGCGGTTTCGTCATAATGGTCGCCGACGACCCGAGCATGTGGAGCAGTCAGAACGAGCAGGACACGAGGGTTTACGCAAAGTTCGCCAACGTGCCCGTTCTCGAGCCGAGCTCACCGCACGAGGCCAAGGAGATGACGAAGTACGCCTTCGAGCTCAGCGAGAAGTTCAAGCACTTCGTCATTTTGAGGACGACCACGAGGAGCTCCCACGCGAGGGGCGACGTCGTTCTCGGTGAGCTTCCCGATGAGATAAAGCAGGGCAGGAGGAAGTTCGGGAACTTCAAGAAGGACCCGAGCAGGTTCGTTGACATCCCAGCCAACGCGAGGCGCTTCCACCCGCAGGTTCTCGAGAAGATCGAGAAGATTCGCGAGGAGCTCAACAACTGCCCATTCAACTGGATTGAGGGCGACGAGAACGCGAAGGTCGGTATAATAGCTCCAGGCTTAGCGTACGCATACGTCAAGGAGGCCTTGGCCTGGCTCGGCGTTGAGAACGTCAAGATACTCAAGCTCGGAACTCCCTTCCCGGTTCCCTACGGCCTGCTTGAGAAGTTCCTCGACGGGCTTGAGAAGGTTCTCATCGTCGAGGAGCTCGAGCCTGTCGTCGAGGAGCAGGTCAAGACCTGGGCCTACGATAAGGGACTTAGGATTCCGATTCACGGCAAGGATCTCGTGCCGAGGGTTTACGAGATGACCACGAGGAGGGCAGTTGAAGCCATAGCGAAGTTCCTCGGCCTCGAAACCCCGATTAACTTCGAGGAAATCGACGAGAAGTACGAGAAGGTTCAGGCAATGGTTCCTCCGAGGCCTCCTTCGCTGTGTCCGGCCTGTCCGCACAGGAACACCTTCTACGCGATTAGACGCGCTGCATCGCCGAGGGCAATCTTCCCGAGCGACATAGGCTGTTACACCCTTGGCGTATTGCCGCCGCTCAAGACCGTCGATACAACCGTCGCGATGGGTGCATCAATCGGCGTCGCGCATGGTCTGGACGTAGCCCTCAACGGAGTGCCCGGAGAAGAGGAGAGGAGAACTGGAAAGGAGAAGAAGATAATAGTCGCCACGATAGGCGACTCGACGTTCTTCCACACGGGACTTCCGGCTTTAGCGAACGCCATCTACAACCGCTCCAACGTCGTTATAGTAGTCCTCGATAACCTCGTCACCGCTATGACCGGCGATCAGCCCAACCCCGGAACCGGCGAGACCCCGCACGGGCCCGGCAAGCGGATTAAGATTGAAGAGGTCGCGAAGGCCCTCGGTGCCGATTACGTCAAGGTTGTTGACCCCTACGACATAAAAGCCACCGAGCGGGCCATCAAGGAGGCCCTGGCCGTTGAAGGCGTGGGCGTCGTCGTCGCGAGACAGCCGTGTGCTCTCTACAGGATAGGCCAGATGCGCAGGAAGGGCGAGAGGTGGCCGATTTATCACGTCATCGAGGAGAAGTGTACCGGCTGTAAGATCTGTATCAACGCCTACGGCTGTCCGGCAATCTACTGGGACGCCGAGAAGAAGAAGGCCAGGATTGATCCGACGATATGCTGGGGCTGCGGCGGCTGTGCCCAGGTCTGTCCGTTCGACGCCTTCGAGCCTATGAAGGAGGGTGAGTGA
- a CDS encoding indolepyruvate oxidoreductase subunit beta — MREYNIVITGVGGQGILTAANLLGWAALRAGYKVRVGEVHGMSQRFGSVIAYVRFGEDVYGAMVPEGKADVILSFEPVEALRYINYLKKGGLVFTNARPIPPVQVSMGLASYPSLEEIKKVVEEDFEAKFMAFDAEKLAIEAGNIITTNVVLIGALTQTPGFPLSAEHVREVIKVSVPKKAVDVNMKAFDLGVKAAKEMLGL; from the coding sequence ATGAGGGAGTACAACATCGTTATCACCGGAGTTGGCGGCCAGGGAATCCTTACAGCAGCTAACCTGCTCGGCTGGGCCGCTTTGAGGGCCGGCTACAAGGTGCGCGTTGGCGAGGTTCACGGCATGAGCCAGCGCTTTGGAAGCGTTATCGCCTACGTCAGGTTTGGAGAGGACGTCTACGGCGCGATGGTCCCCGAGGGCAAGGCCGACGTCATACTGAGCTTCGAGCCCGTTGAAGCCCTGAGATACATCAACTACCTCAAGAAAGGGGGTTTGGTCTTCACCAACGCGAGGCCGATTCCCCCGGTTCAGGTCTCGATGGGTCTCGCGAGCTATCCAAGCCTTGAGGAGATAAAAAAGGTCGTCGAGGAGGACTTCGAGGCCAAGTTCATGGCCTTCGACGCCGAGAAGCTCGCAATTGAAGCTGGAAACATCATCACCACCAACGTCGTCCTCATCGGAGCGTTAACCCAGACACCAGGCTTCCCGCTCTCGGCAGAGCACGTCAGGGAGGTCATAAAGGTCAGCGTGCCGAAGAAGGCCGTTGACGTCAACATGAAGGCCTTCGACCTTGGAGTTAAAGCCGCGAAGGAGATGCTGGGGCTTTAA
- a CDS encoding histone deacetylase family protein — MIKDTSEVTTLYSPIFLEHRPRDYHPENPDRLLRAVRALQRLNLWKPIEPVPVPEEELLMVHSRDYVELIREKSRAFSYLDPDTYVSPGTWEAALTAFGASQMAVEIALKTGGMALALVRPPGHHAGKAGRAFNASTLGFCIFNNAAYAAKVAEELAGKVLIIDFDAHHGNGTQEILWNDPNAVHIDLHERDIYPWSGYEHDVGGKNAEGTKINLPMPHYSGDDDYIYAWDEVVLPLLAQLRPKLVVVSAGFDGFLGENLTTLRLSELFFAYAGSTLSRYPLAVIFEGGYSVGLGKGLPAFIRGYLSGEIREVPVSPSYEALRTVARVKEVQSEWWEF, encoded by the coding sequence TGAGGGCGGTAAGGGCTCTCCAGCGGTTAAACCTGTGGAAGCCCATCGAGCCGGTTCCCGTCCCAGAAGAGGAGCTCCTGATGGTTCACTCGAGGGACTACGTTGAGCTCATCCGCGAGAAGAGTAGGGCCTTTTCATACCTCGACCCGGACACCTACGTTTCACCCGGCACATGGGAGGCAGCTTTAACTGCGTTTGGAGCCTCTCAAATGGCCGTTGAAATCGCTCTGAAAACCGGTGGAATGGCCCTCGCCCTCGTTAGACCCCCAGGACATCACGCAGGAAAAGCCGGAAGGGCCTTCAACGCCTCAACGCTCGGCTTCTGCATCTTCAACAACGCGGCCTACGCGGCGAAGGTTGCCGAGGAACTCGCTGGAAAGGTTTTGATCATAGACTTCGACGCCCACCATGGCAACGGGACGCAGGAGATACTCTGGAACGACCCCAACGCAGTTCACATAGACCTTCACGAGCGCGACATCTACCCCTGGAGCGGCTACGAGCACGACGTCGGCGGAAAAAATGCAGAGGGGACGAAAATCAACCTGCCTATGCCCCACTACTCCGGAGACGATGACTACATCTACGCGTGGGACGAGGTCGTCCTCCCCCTTCTGGCCCAGCTCAGGCCGAAGCTCGTGGTTGTCTCAGCCGGTTTCGACGGATTCCTCGGCGAGAACCTGACGACGCTTCGCCTCAGTGAACTCTTCTTCGCCTACGCTGGTTCAACGCTCTCGCGCTATCCGCTCGCGGTGATTTTCGAGGGTGGCTACTCCGTCGGACTTGGCAAAGGTTTGCCTGCCTTCATCAGGGGCTACCTCAGCGGGGAAATCCGCGAGGTCCCAGTTAGTCCCTCATATGAGGCCCTTAGAACGGTGGCGAGGGTCAAAGAGGTACAGTCCGAGTGGTGGGAGTTCTAA